A DNA window from Akkermansiaceae bacterium contains the following coding sequences:
- a CDS encoding DUF3293 domain-containing protein, which produces MEDLREKYPGYFGAKLDASPPPGGYPPEFWVITACDPMGDELDPQQNQERTARFEAELSLADMAHFPVTGYDPRPEGTHREPGFGIVCDDREALRLGRTWGQVAVFHIVDGEVWLVFCAGEERFHLRTWEEMAGGN; this is translated from the coding sequence ATGGAGGATCTGCGCGAAAAATATCCCGGCTATTTCGGAGCGAAGCTGGATGCCTCACCGCCGCCCGGCGGCTATCCACCGGAGTTCTGGGTGATCACCGCCTGCGATCCGATGGGCGACGAACTGGATCCGCAGCAGAACCAGGAAAGGACGGCTCGTTTCGAGGCGGAGCTATCTTTGGCGGATATGGCTCATTTTCCGGTGACGGGCTACGATCCGCGTCCGGAGGGAACCCACCGCGAACCGGGATTCGGTATCGTTTGTGATGACCGCGAGGCCCTGCGATTGGGCCGAACATGGGGACAGGTGGCGGTTTTCCACATCGTGGATGGAGAGGTGTGGCTCGTCTTCTGTGCCGGGGAGGAACGCTTCCACCTGCGGACGTGGGAGGAAATGGCGGGAGGTAACTGA
- a CDS encoding antibiotic biosynthesis monooxygenase, translating to MISLLITVEVNPERVDDFARFITEEAADCVAKEPGCRQFTVSRSVDQPNVFTLAEFYDDMAALEAHRLTPHFILFQERVKEFDLVVGKSVVLGEVIHA from the coding sequence ATGATTTCCCTATTGATCACCGTCGAGGTGAACCCGGAGCGGGTGGATGATTTCGCGCGCTTCATCACGGAGGAGGCCGCGGACTGCGTGGCCAAGGAACCCGGTTGCCGCCAGTTCACCGTCTCCCGCAGCGTGGACCAGCCGAACGTCTTCACGCTCGCGGAGTTCTACGACGACATGGCCGCACTGGAAGCCCACCGCCTCACCCCGCACTTCATCCTGTTCCAGGAGCGGGTGAAGGAATTCGACCTCGTCGTCGGCAAATCGGTCGTGCTGGGCGAAGTGATCCATGCCTGA
- a CDS encoding branched-chain amino acid ABC transporter permease, which yields MPFPGAKRWLFIGIVLSIIASYLAPQFNRYYLGVWTDVGIAIILATSLNLINGYTGQFSLGHAGFMAVGGYFSAWLSLKAGGAIVGEFWFFPLALIAGGLFAAAVGLLVGVPSLRLRGDYLAIVTLGFGEIIRVVAQNTQAVGAASGLKGIPKLTTLGWTFGLAAVTIYAVTALVHSTYGRGFVAVCDDEIAAESNGVNTTRTKVTAFVTGAFFAGIAGGLYAHHKQFLSPVGFGWLKSIDIVVMVILGGALGELIEGSLRVFYGRVPLKGLWSTLGIVSSAALLTWLPELLREFSEYRMIVYALLIILLMLLSPAWLFSRIKLRRETKLS from the coding sequence ATGCCTTTTCCCGGAGCAAAACGCTGGCTGTTCATCGGCATCGTCCTGTCGATCATCGCATCTTACCTGGCCCCGCAATTCAACCGCTACTACCTGGGGGTGTGGACGGACGTGGGCATCGCCATCATCCTGGCCACCAGTCTCAATCTCATCAATGGCTACACCGGCCAGTTCAGCCTGGGACACGCGGGCTTCATGGCGGTGGGGGGATATTTCTCCGCCTGGCTGTCACTGAAGGCAGGAGGTGCCATCGTCGGGGAGTTCTGGTTTTTCCCGCTGGCCCTCATCGCGGGCGGCCTGTTCGCGGCGGCGGTCGGACTTCTGGTGGGTGTGCCGTCGCTCCGCCTGCGCGGGGACTACCTGGCGATCGTGACGCTGGGCTTCGGCGAGATCATCCGCGTGGTTGCCCAGAACACCCAGGCGGTGGGTGCCGCGAGCGGTCTGAAAGGCATCCCTAAGCTCACCACCCTCGGCTGGACCTTCGGTCTGGCGGCGGTAACCATCTACGCCGTCACGGCCCTGGTGCACTCCACCTACGGACGGGGCTTCGTCGCCGTCTGCGATGACGAGATCGCCGCCGAGTCGAACGGAGTGAACACCACCCGCACGAAAGTCACCGCGTTCGTCACCGGGGCCTTCTTCGCGGGCATCGCGGGTGGTCTCTATGCCCATCACAAGCAGTTCCTCTCGCCGGTCGGTTTCGGCTGGCTGAAGTCCATCGACATCGTGGTCATGGTCATCCTCGGCGGTGCGCTGGGGGAACTGATCGAGGGAAGCCTCAGGGTCTTCTATGGCCGCGTGCCGCTCAAGGGGCTGTGGTCCACGCTGGGAATCGTTTCCTCCGCCGCCCTCCTCACCTGGCTGCCGGAGCTGCTCCGGGAGTTCTCCGAATACCGGATGATCGTGTATGCGCTGCTCATCATCCTGCTCATGCTGCTGAGCCCGGCGTGGCTGTTCTCACGCATCAAACTCCGCCGCGAAACCAAACTGTCATGA
- a CDS encoding ABC transporter substrate-binding protein, producing MKPRTFLALTAATVVSAATLGLTGCKSGGGDTIKIGEFASLTGKEATFGTSSHEGTVLAIEEINAAGGVLGKQIELITEDNQTKAGETSNAVNKLISKDGVVAIIGEVASSRSMEAAPICQDNKIPMITPASTNPTVTQEGDYVFRVCFTDTFQGAALANFAKGTLNANKVAVLTDVTSDYSKGLAKSFKEKYTSSGGTLGIELDFNGGDKDFKGQLTAIKSDNPDAIFLPGYYNDVALICRQAKDLGITTPIFGGDGWESEALLSIGKEAMNGNYFSTHCSVEQGTPEMVAFVDAYKKKYNGKTPDAMAVLGYDAAKVMADAIQRAGSADSAKIRDAIAATKDFNGASGRFSLNENRDAVKALVFIKIENGKFNYTATVNP from the coding sequence ATGAAACCCCGTACCTTCCTCGCGCTCACCGCCGCCACCGTCGTGTCTGCCGCCACCCTCGGCCTCACCGGATGCAAATCCGGGGGCGGGGATACCATCAAGATCGGCGAATTCGCCTCGCTGACGGGCAAGGAGGCCACCTTCGGTACCTCCTCCCATGAGGGGACCGTGCTGGCCATCGAGGAGATCAACGCCGCGGGCGGCGTGCTCGGCAAGCAGATCGAACTGATCACGGAGGACAACCAGACGAAGGCAGGGGAAACCTCCAACGCGGTGAACAAGCTGATCTCGAAGGACGGCGTGGTGGCCATTATCGGTGAAGTGGCATCCAGCCGTTCCATGGAGGCCGCGCCGATCTGCCAGGATAACAAGATCCCGATGATCACCCCGGCTTCCACGAACCCGACGGTGACCCAGGAGGGGGACTATGTTTTCCGCGTCTGCTTCACGGACACCTTCCAGGGGGCCGCGCTGGCGAACTTCGCCAAAGGCACCCTCAATGCGAACAAGGTGGCCGTCCTCACCGACGTGACCAGCGACTACAGCAAGGGTCTGGCGAAAAGCTTCAAGGAGAAATACACCTCCAGCGGTGGCACGCTGGGCATCGAGCTGGACTTCAACGGCGGTGACAAGGATTTCAAGGGCCAGCTCACCGCGATCAAGTCGGACAACCCGGACGCCATTTTCCTCCCCGGCTACTACAATGACGTGGCCCTCATCTGCCGCCAGGCGAAGGATCTTGGCATCACCACCCCCATCTTCGGCGGGGACGGCTGGGAGAGCGAGGCGCTCCTCAGCATCGGCAAGGAAGCGATGAACGGAAACTACTTCTCCACCCACTGCTCCGTCGAGCAGGGCACCCCGGAGATGGTCGCCTTCGTCGATGCCTATAAGAAAAAATACAACGGCAAAACCCCGGACGCCATGGCCGTGCTCGGCTATGACGCAGCGAAGGTGATGGCGGACGCCATCCAGCGCGCGGGTTCCGCGGACAGCGCGAAGATCCGAGACGCGATCGCCGCCACCAAGGACTTCAACGGTGCCAGCGGCAGGTTCTCCCTCAACGAGAACCGGGATGCGGTGAAGGCGCTCGTCTTCATCAAGATCGAGAACGGCAAGTTCAACTACACCGCCACCGTCAATCCGTGA
- a CDS encoding PEP-CTERM sorting domain-containing protein has product MKLPLVIALLASCHATYAAVNLPYANDFGSSASDFTAGGTGTWSVGSGRYTNNIPTDAPSYSVAQVTGLGGTTKQSFSISTVITAASGSSTSVGFAVLSSSSNVNTSTFILADLFNNGTLRFRPFSAGTPTGTDISLASPVRFLEISTLGAVSLSVTGIYNGDDSLTLTLSATQGSTTTNHSTTFASGSVPTGEFFGFRNRNNTGSTNVTPYSVSFDSVAINAVPEPSVALFAIGFIGLAGLRRRR; this is encoded by the coding sequence ATGAAACTGCCCTTGGTGATCGCTCTCCTCGCCTCCTGTCATGCGACCTACGCGGCGGTCAACCTTCCCTATGCCAACGATTTCGGCTCCTCCGCTTCGGATTTCACCGCGGGAGGAACCGGCACCTGGTCCGTGGGAAGCGGGCGATATACCAACAACATCCCCACGGACGCACCTTCATACTCCGTCGCACAGGTGACGGGCCTCGGCGGCACCACCAAGCAGTCCTTCAGCATTTCCACGGTGATCACCGCCGCCTCCGGCTCGTCCACCTCCGTAGGCTTCGCCGTCCTCTCCAGCAGCTCCAACGTGAACACCTCCACGTTCATCCTGGCGGATCTGTTCAACAACGGAACCCTGCGCTTCCGCCCGTTCAGCGCAGGCACCCCCACCGGGACCGACATTTCCCTCGCCTCCCCGGTCAGATTCCTGGAAATCTCCACCCTGGGTGCCGTAAGTCTTTCCGTCACAGGCATCTACAATGGCGATGACTCCCTGACGCTCACCTTGTCCGCCACCCAGGGCAGCACCACCACCAACCATTCCACCACGTTCGCCAGCGGCAGCGTGCCAACGGGCGAGTTCTTCGGCTTCCGCAACAGGAACAACACGGGCTCAACCAACGTGACGCCCTACAGCGTGAGCTTCGATAGCGTCGCCATCAATGCGGTCCCGGAGCCATCCGTGGCCCTGTTCGCCATCGGATTCATCGGCCTCGCAGGGCTGCGCCGCCGCCGCTGA
- a CDS encoding NAD(P)-dependent oxidoreductase: MKPRDPTHSAPMKDSRIGFVGVGRMGANMARRLADLGYKISAVYDRHGPSAQALAIELGATAAETLADVSAASDVIFTVVTDDAAMHGIFTGDGSLLSVPVAGKLFINCATVSPASHEEAAAAAKAGGADTLAASMASSITQARQGTLYLMIGGEQAVFDRAKELLEDISSSLKYVGAAGNSAKVKALVNMVMNINTAGLAEGLGLGVALGLDPAVLKEIFSQTGANSRVLETDGDDMISREHDCFFSAAHAAKDSGIANALAHSVNIGVPLSEATQAQYQRLIDLGLGELDKSGVAELTFPDRGGANLNQKA, translated from the coding sequence ATGAAACCTCGTGACCCGACACATTCCGCACCGATGAAAGATTCCCGTATCGGATTTGTTGGGGTGGGGCGGATGGGGGCGAACATGGCCCGCCGTCTGGCGGATCTGGGCTACAAGATCTCCGCGGTGTATGACCGCCATGGCCCTTCGGCCCAGGCGCTGGCGATCGAGTTGGGTGCCACCGCTGCGGAGACCTTGGCGGATGTGAGCGCGGCGAGCGACGTCATTTTCACCGTCGTGACGGATGATGCGGCCATGCACGGCATTTTCACCGGGGATGGCTCGCTGCTTTCCGTGCCGGTGGCCGGAAAGCTTTTCATCAACTGCGCCACCGTCAGCCCGGCCTCGCATGAGGAAGCTGCCGCGGCGGCGAAAGCCGGGGGCGCGGATACGCTCGCGGCCAGCATGGCCTCCAGCATCACCCAGGCACGGCAGGGCACGCTCTATCTCATGATTGGTGGCGAACAGGCCGTTTTCGACCGGGCCAAGGAACTGTTGGAAGATATATCATCTTCCCTGAAATATGTCGGTGCGGCCGGTAACTCCGCGAAGGTGAAGGCGCTGGTGAACATGGTCATGAACATCAACACCGCCGGCCTCGCGGAAGGGCTGGGACTCGGTGTGGCGCTGGGACTGGATCCCGCCGTGCTGAAGGAGATATTCTCCCAGACGGGCGCGAATTCCCGCGTGCTGGAGACGGACGGAGATGATATGATTTCCCGGGAGCACGATTGCTTTTTCTCCGCCGCCCACGCGGCGAAGGACAGTGGCATTGCGAATGCTCTGGCCCACTCCGTGAACATCGGCGTGCCACTCTCCGAAGCGACCCAGGCCCAATACCAGCGCCTCATCGACCTGGGGCTGGGCGAGCTGGACAAATCCGGCGTGGCGGAACTGACCTTCCCGGACCGGGGCGGCGCGAACCTCAACCAAAAAGCATGA
- a CDS encoding ABC transporter ATP-binding protein produces the protein MSASLLELEKATIRFGGLTAVSELSLTVREGELVGLIGPNGAGKTTAFNMITGVYQPTSGTIRLEGRCTRGVKPSKLADLGIARTFQNIRLFKSLSVIDNIRVAARLHNPQGYFGALWRGKGWKKCEAETEQHALELLEIFKLARFRDEEATSLPYGDQRRLEIVRALATRPKLLLLDEPAAGMNPSEKDDLMHLIHFIKERYNLAVLLVEHDMKVVMGICQRIAVLEYGRKIAEGTPKEIQCHPKVIEAYLGAAATPIEAAHA, from the coding sequence ATGAGCGCGTCGCTTCTCGAACTCGAAAAGGCCACCATCCGCTTCGGCGGCCTGACGGCCGTGAGCGAGCTTTCCCTGACCGTGCGTGAGGGGGAGTTGGTGGGCCTCATCGGCCCGAACGGGGCGGGGAAGACCACCGCTTTCAACATGATCACGGGCGTCTATCAGCCCACCTCCGGGACCATCCGTCTGGAAGGCCGCTGCACCCGCGGGGTGAAGCCCAGCAAGCTGGCGGACCTCGGCATCGCCCGGACCTTCCAGAACATCCGCCTCTTCAAGTCGCTCAGCGTCATCGACAACATCCGCGTCGCCGCCCGCCTGCACAATCCCCAGGGCTACTTCGGCGCGCTCTGGCGCGGCAAGGGCTGGAAGAAGTGCGAGGCGGAAACCGAACAGCACGCGCTCGAGCTGCTGGAAATCTTCAAGCTCGCCCGCTTCCGCGATGAGGAGGCGACCTCGCTGCCCTACGGCGACCAGCGCCGCCTGGAGATCGTCCGCGCGCTTGCCACCAGGCCGAAACTCCTCCTTCTGGACGAACCCGCCGCCGGCATGAACCCGTCCGAGAAGGACGATCTCATGCACCTCATCCATTTCATCAAGGAACGCTACAACCTGGCCGTCCTGCTCGTGGAGCATGACATGAAGGTCGTCATGGGCATCTGCCAGCGCATCGCCGTCCTCGAATACGGCCGCAAGATCGCCGAAGGCACCCCGAAGGAAATCCAGTGCCACCCGAAGGTCATCGAAGCGTACCTCGGCGCAGCCGCCACCCCCATCGAAGCCGCCCATGCTTGA
- a CDS encoding branched-chain amino acid ABC transporter permease: MDHLFQQLINGLGLGAIYALIALGYTMVYGVLRFINFAHADVLMLGAFSAFYLAPAVERMMGGTSAVGVILVFVAAAAICAAIGITIERLAYRPLRNRPRLTVLITAIGVSLFIEFTGQHKSVFGASPQPFPRMIPEKTFHFGNVIVSGNDLLMIGVTIALLAGMWFIVQRTRVGTAMRAVSHSQQAALLMGVPVNRIISFTFGLGSALAAIAGILYSIKAPGIEPLMGVQPGLRAFIAAVLGGIGNLPGAVLGGVIIGLLETFAGGIPGLSNYRDAIAFGILILILLFKPAGLLGRSTVEKV; encoded by the coding sequence TTGGACCATCTCTTTCAGCAACTGATCAACGGCCTCGGTCTCGGGGCGATCTACGCCCTCATCGCCCTCGGTTACACGATGGTCTATGGCGTGCTGCGTTTCATCAACTTCGCCCACGCGGACGTGCTGATGCTGGGGGCGTTCTCCGCCTTCTATCTGGCACCCGCGGTGGAGAGGATGATGGGCGGCACATCCGCGGTGGGCGTGATCCTCGTCTTTGTCGCCGCCGCCGCCATCTGCGCGGCCATCGGCATCACCATCGAGCGTCTGGCCTACCGGCCCCTGCGGAACCGGCCTCGCCTCACGGTGCTCATCACCGCCATCGGCGTCTCCCTGTTCATCGAGTTCACCGGCCAGCACAAGAGCGTCTTCGGAGCCTCCCCGCAGCCGTTCCCGAGGATGATCCCGGAGAAGACCTTCCATTTCGGCAATGTCATCGTCTCCGGAAATGACCTGCTCATGATCGGCGTGACCATCGCCCTGTTGGCCGGCATGTGGTTCATCGTCCAGCGCACCCGGGTGGGCACCGCCATGCGCGCCGTCTCCCACAGCCAGCAGGCCGCGCTGCTGATGGGCGTGCCGGTGAACCGGATCATTTCCTTCACCTTCGGCCTCGGTTCCGCACTGGCCGCCATCGCCGGCATCCTCTACTCGATCAAGGCGCCGGGCATCGAGCCGCTCATGGGCGTGCAGCCCGGTCTGCGGGCGTTCATCGCCGCGGTGCTGGGTGGTATCGGCAACCTGCCGGGAGCCGTGCTGGGCGGTGTGATCATCGGCCTGCTGGAGACTTTCGCGGGGGGCATCCCCGGCCTGTCCAACTACCGGGACGCCATCGCCTTCGGCATCCTGATCCTGATCCTCCTTTTCAAACCCGCCGGTCTGCTGGGCCGGTCCACCGTTGAGAAAGTCTGA
- a CDS encoding ATP-dependent helicase: MARQYSLHRPGATPASGINYQAALNAEQYEAVSSPPGKALVIAGAGSGKTRTLTYRVAWLLDHGIDSRQVLLLTFTNKAAREMTERVRELVPHDTSDLWAGTFHSIGNRILRRHAEEIGFTRAFSILDRDDQKSLLTAAVAACEIDTKSRRFPKADVLASIYSLIENTGAALEDVIGERYPYFYDWLDEIRKVWEIYTEKKRDTNSMDFDDLLTQTVRLLEEDADVLALYQKRFRHILVDEYQDTNSVQGRMIDLLVGEANSLMAVGDDAQSIYSWRGADMDHILGFPKRYPGSEVFTIETNYRSVPEILDLSNAAIRANTARYEKDLRSSREAVGAKPALVPLEDPNTQAAFVAQRILELRDEGIELEEMAVLYRAHFQSMEVQMELTRRGIPFGITSGLRFFEQAHIKDVAAFLRFVTNRRDEVSFKRMAMLLPGIGGGAAEKLWQEWLRTGFAKNPEPPPKWSDILLKFKAPKKSLKHWEQLCYTLDELTPGGVFARPSEMIFSVLEGVYDEFLKANFDNYDNRRSDIEQLSQYGATFDDILDFLAQLSLMSAVDGDPSGDKSARDDEKVTLSSIHQAKGLEWKVVFLIWLTDGQFPNGRILEADDDAALEEERRLFYVALTRAKDDLYLSYPMMNPKSYTGDIITRPSRFLDDFPGEMVEEWVVGRDRGWGDDPF, translated from the coding sequence ATGGCCCGCCAGTATTCCCTTCACCGTCCAGGAGCCACTCCAGCGTCCGGCATCAACTACCAGGCGGCGCTGAATGCGGAGCAGTATGAAGCGGTTTCTTCCCCGCCGGGAAAGGCGCTGGTCATCGCCGGGGCCGGCTCCGGGAAAACCCGCACGCTCACCTACCGGGTGGCCTGGTTGCTGGACCATGGCATCGACTCCCGGCAGGTGTTGTTGCTGACGTTCACGAACAAGGCCGCGCGGGAAATGACGGAGCGTGTGCGGGAACTGGTGCCTCATGACACTTCGGACCTTTGGGCCGGGACGTTCCACTCCATCGGCAACCGCATCCTGCGCCGCCATGCGGAGGAGATCGGCTTCACCCGCGCCTTTTCCATCCTCGACCGGGATGACCAGAAATCCCTGCTCACCGCCGCCGTGGCTGCCTGCGAGATCGATACCAAGAGCCGCCGCTTTCCGAAGGCGGATGTGCTGGCATCCATCTACAGCCTCATCGAGAACACCGGGGCCGCGCTGGAGGATGTCATTGGCGAACGGTATCCGTATTTCTACGATTGGCTGGATGAGATCCGCAAGGTGTGGGAAATCTACACGGAGAAGAAGCGCGACACCAACTCCATGGACTTCGACGACCTGCTGACGCAGACGGTCCGGTTGCTGGAGGAGGATGCGGACGTGCTGGCGCTCTATCAGAAGCGCTTCAGGCACATCCTCGTGGATGAGTATCAGGACACCAACTCCGTGCAGGGCCGGATGATCGACCTGCTGGTTGGGGAGGCGAACAGCCTGATGGCGGTGGGGGATGACGCCCAGTCCATCTATTCCTGGCGCGGTGCGGACATGGACCACATCCTGGGCTTTCCCAAACGGTATCCGGGATCGGAAGTGTTCACCATCGAGACGAACTACCGCAGCGTGCCGGAGATCCTCGACCTCTCCAACGCGGCGATCCGGGCGAACACCGCGAGGTATGAGAAGGATCTGCGTTCCTCCCGCGAGGCCGTGGGTGCGAAGCCCGCGTTGGTTCCGCTGGAGGATCCGAACACACAGGCGGCGTTCGTCGCACAGCGCATCCTGGAACTGCGGGACGAGGGCATCGAGCTGGAGGAAATGGCGGTGCTCTACCGCGCGCATTTCCAGAGCATGGAGGTGCAGATGGAACTGACGCGGCGGGGCATTCCGTTCGGCATCACCAGCGGGCTGCGGTTTTTCGAGCAGGCGCACATCAAGGATGTGGCGGCGTTCCTGCGGTTCGTCACCAACCGGCGGGATGAGGTGAGCTTCAAGCGCATGGCCATGCTGCTGCCTGGCATCGGCGGCGGCGCGGCGGAAAAGCTGTGGCAGGAATGGCTCAGGACCGGCTTCGCGAAGAATCCGGAACCGCCGCCGAAATGGTCCGACATCCTCCTGAAATTCAAGGCTCCGAAGAAATCCCTCAAACACTGGGAGCAGCTCTGCTACACACTGGATGAACTCACCCCCGGCGGAGTTTTCGCGAGGCCATCGGAAATGATCTTCAGTGTGCTGGAGGGCGTCTATGACGAGTTCCTCAAGGCGAATTTCGACAACTACGACAACCGCCGCAGCGACATCGAGCAGCTCTCCCAGTATGGGGCCACCTTTGATGACATCCTGGATTTCCTCGCGCAGCTTTCGTTGATGAGCGCCGTGGACGGAGATCCTTCCGGTGACAAATCCGCGCGGGATGACGAGAAAGTGACGCTTTCCTCCATCCACCAGGCGAAGGGGTTGGAGTGGAAGGTCGTCTTCCTCATCTGGCTCACGGACGGCCAGTTCCCGAACGGCCGCATCCTCGAAGCGGATGACGATGCGGCACTGGAGGAGGAGCGGCGGTTGTTCTACGTGGCCCTCACCCGGGCGAAGGACGACCTGTACCTGAGCTATCCCATGATGAATCCGAAGTCCTACACCGGGGACATCATCACCCGCCCCTCCCGCTTCCTCGATGATTTCCCGGGAGAGATGGTTGAGGAATGGGTGGTGGGGCGCGACCGGGGATGGGGTGACGATCCGTTCTGA
- a CDS encoding alpha/beta fold hydrolase: MTTSEIRNSAGERIDVSYHPGQKLGSLVILGHGVTGNKDRPLLVAVAEGLAKRGWACLRISYTGNGESGGSFADSCITKEVGDLQSVIRSVPQEVNVAYIGHSMGGAVGVMTASRDARIRVLVSLAGMTHTADFAKREFGDVTPGQGDMWEEPEHPLSETYWNDLTSIGSTLEAAAQVIQPWLLVHGDADDLVPIQDGEDAFAAANCEKQWLPIAGAGHVFDESTYPVIVEAVDAWLRKHLG; this comes from the coding sequence ATGACCACCAGCGAAATCCGCAACTCCGCCGGCGAGCGGATCGATGTCTCCTATCATCCCGGCCAGAAGCTCGGCTCGCTGGTCATCCTGGGCCACGGGGTGACGGGAAACAAGGACCGCCCGCTGCTGGTGGCGGTGGCCGAAGGGCTGGCGAAACGCGGCTGGGCGTGCCTCCGCATCTCTTACACGGGCAACGGCGAGTCGGGCGGCAGCTTCGCGGATTCCTGCATCACGAAGGAAGTGGGGGACCTGCAGTCGGTCATCCGCAGCGTGCCGCAGGAGGTGAACGTCGCCTACATCGGCCACAGCATGGGCGGCGCCGTGGGGGTGATGACCGCTTCCCGGGACGCCCGCATCCGCGTGCTGGTCTCGCTGGCGGGCATGACCCATACGGCGGACTTCGCCAAGAGGGAGTTCGGCGACGTCACACCGGGGCAAGGGGACATGTGGGAGGAACCGGAGCATCCGCTTTCGGAAACCTACTGGAATGACCTCACCTCCATTGGCAGCACGCTGGAGGCGGCCGCCCAGGTGATCCAGCCATGGTTGCTGGTCCACGGGGATGCGGACGATCTGGTGCCGATCCAGGATGGCGAGGACGCGTTCGCCGCCGCAAACTGTGAGAAGCAATGGCTTCCCATCGCGGGAGCGGGCCATGTTTTCGATGAGTCCACCTATCCCGTGATCGTGGAAGCGGTGGATGCCTGGCTGCGGAAGCATCTCGGTTAG
- a CDS encoding ABC transporter ATP-binding protein — MLEVDNLHVSYGAIKALHGVSLKVEKGSIVTLIGANGAGKSTTLRALSGLVKPAAGSIRYDGHEISRLPANKVVADGLCHVPEGRMIFSNLTVAENLKLGAYLQRDKKWISDQTDYVFGLFPRLKERASQAAGTLSGGEQQMLAIGRALLSRPKFLMLDEPSLGIAPLLVKTIFERIVEINREQGLTILLVEQNANLALDVSSYGYVLETGKILLEGPSAELKANPQVQEAYLGA, encoded by the coding sequence ATGCTTGAGGTAGACAATCTCCACGTTTCCTACGGTGCCATCAAGGCCCTCCATGGCGTGAGCCTGAAGGTCGAGAAAGGCAGCATCGTCACGCTCATTGGTGCGAATGGAGCGGGGAAGTCCACGACCCTGCGCGCACTCTCCGGACTCGTGAAGCCGGCTGCGGGGAGCATCCGCTATGACGGGCACGAAATTTCCCGCCTCCCGGCGAACAAGGTGGTGGCGGATGGCCTCTGCCATGTGCCGGAGGGACGGATGATTTTCTCGAACCTCACGGTGGCGGAGAACCTGAAGCTGGGGGCCTATCTCCAGCGGGACAAAAAATGGATCTCGGACCAGACCGACTACGTCTTCGGATTGTTCCCGCGCCTGAAAGAACGTGCGTCCCAGGCGGCGGGTACCTTGTCCGGCGGGGAGCAGCAGATGCTGGCCATCGGCCGGGCGCTCCTTTCCAGGCCGAAGTTCCTCATGCTGGACGAGCCGTCACTCGGCATCGCCCCGCTGCTGGTGAAGACGATTTTCGAACGGATCGTGGAGATCAACCGCGAGCAGGGACTGACCATCCTGCTGGTGGAGCAGAACGCGAACCTCGCGCTGGACGTTTCCAGCTACGGCTATGTGCTGGAAACCGGAAAAATCCTCCTCGAAGGACCGAGCGCGGAACTGAAGGCGAATCCACAGGTGCAGGAGGCGTACCTCGGCGCCTGA